In the Acidimicrobiia bacterium genome, CACCAACTCGGCCACGGCGCCCATTTCTCGGACGGCTAGCTTCCCCCCGAACAGCAGTGGTAGCCGGTCAACGTGGCCGCGACGGACGGCAAGTCGCATGAAGTCGTATACCTCCAGGAAACCCCGGCTGTACGCAAGGTCCTTGGTGAACGGCCCATAAGACGGTCCGCTGCCCCGGAATACGCGGACCGACGATGACCAGGCGTCGCCCTCCGACATGCCATCATCGAGGAACCACCGATACACATCGAGAAAGCTTGCGCCGTCGTATGCCATGGCTATGGCCGTGACGCGGCGGGTGACCTTGCGGATCCGATCAGGGGTTGAGGACAGTGTGGTGATCTCGGTGAACACCGCCAGACCCTCCTGGGTGGCGGTTGTCGAAGGTGTCCCTTTCCCGAGGAAGGTACACCATGGCTGGCTTCGGCCATTGAGGGTGGTTACGACATGCACCCATCCCTCATGGACCTCCAGGATGCGTAGATCGCGTTCGGAGAACTGAGCGTCGGCTCGCAGCTTGATGTAATCGGCCCCGGCGGCCGCGTCGGCCACGATCCCGTCATCGATCATGACCCGCACCTGCTCGGTTCCACAAACTGTCCCAAGTCGAGCCTTGAGAATCTCGACACTGGCGTCGGCATCCAGCATGGTGCCTTCCGGAGACTCCCACGCTCCCGAGTCGATGTTGGAAAGCGAGTCGGTCATCAGCTCACCGAGCTCGGCCAACGTGGGTCCACCCGGATGTAGCTCGTCGGTCGGGGCACCGTATAACTCGGCGGAGATCGTTCCAAAATCCGGCGTCCCGCGTGCTTCGAGGAGATCGATCACCCTGAGGTATTCGTTGATCCGGCCGAGGAGCAACGTGGCGACCGGGGAGTCTCCCAAGGTGGTGTTCACGTCGGAGCGGAGGTTTGCGAAGCCTTCCCGCTGGTCGGCCGGCTCGAACCGCAAGGGCTTGCGGTTCTGGTAATAGTCGGCGTTGACGTCGGGCTGGGAGCGTTGCCCACCTTCGAAGAACCGCGCCGCGACATCATCGCCCCACCCGACCGCATCGAGGATGCGAATCGGTTGCTGGAGGGCAACCAACCGGTCTGAGAGGGCTCGGATCTTCTCGCGCATGTTGCTGATTAGACCACAGCAAGACGAGTTCATCGTTCCACTCGACCGCTCGTGATTGCCGGAGACGATCCAGCCATGACGGTCAGGCAATAGACTGACACAGACGATCTGCCGCTCTGGAGGCCTGATGGCTACGCAACCTGACCCGCTCGACTTTCTCGACCTTCGATCGCAACTTTCCGACGAAGAGCGGATGATTCAGGACACCGTTCGTCAGTTCGTGTCGGACCGGATTTTGCCCGACATCGACGACTGGTTCGAGCAGGGGACGTTCCCGATCGAAATCACCAGGGAACTCGGTCAACTCGGCCTCCTCGGCATGCACCTCGAAGGCTATGGCTGCGCCGGAACCAA is a window encoding:
- a CDS encoding DUF1704 domain-containing protein — translated: MNSSCCGLISNMREKIRALSDRLVALQQPIRILDAVGWGDDVAARFFEGGQRSQPDVNADYYQNRKPLRFEPADQREGFANLRSDVNTTLGDSPVATLLLGRINEYLRVIDLLEARGTPDFGTISAELYGAPTDELHPGGPTLAELGELMTDSLSNIDSGAWESPEGTMLDADASVEILKARLGTVCGTEQVRVMIDDGIVADAAAGADYIKLRADAQFSERDLRILEVHEGWVHVVTTLNGRSQPWCTFLGKGTPSTTATQEGLAVFTEITTLSSTPDRIRKVTRRVTAIAMAYDGASFLDVYRWFLDDGMSEGDAWSSSVRVFRGSGPSYGPFTKDLAYSRGFLEVYDFMRLAVRRGHVDRLPLLFGGKLAVREMGAVAELVRQGLVIGPQIVPPHVSDLSALASWMAYSNLLNRINLAQMELHLQSALE